The Planktothrix agardhii NIES-204 genomic interval TGCTAGGATTCTAGCCCGTTTGATAGCTTGGGTCAGATCTCGCTGCTGTTTGCAGGTAAGTCCAGTAATCCGACGAGGCAGGATTTTACCCCGTTCTGTAACAAATTTCCGTAACAGTTCGATATCTTTATAATCGATAGGAGTTCCGGGTTTGATCGGAGAAACTTGGCGACGGAAGTAGGTCATGCTGAAATCGATCCTCTATGAATTTTTAAAGTAGATTTAAGTACATTTAAGAATTACCATCAGTGTTCAGGGAATGGACACTTCTAAGGCAATTACTTAATTTCTTTGTGAACCGTATGTTTGTTACAGTGGCGACAAAACTTTTTCAGTTCTAAACGTCCTGTCGTATTCCGGCGGTTTTTGGTTGTGGTATACCGAGAAACCCCTTGAGAGCGCTTATCAGTATTTGTACGGCACTCCGTACATTCGACAGTAATAACGAGGCGAACACCTTTAGCCATAATTGTAAACAGTTGTGATTATTTAAGCACAAATAT includes:
- the rpsR gene encoding 30S ribosomal protein S18, which produces MTYFRRQVSPIKPGTPIDYKDIELLRKFVTERGKILPRRITGLTCKQQRDLTQAIKRARILAMLPFVNKEG
- the rpmG gene encoding 50S ribosomal protein L33, giving the protein MAKGVRLVITVECTECRTNTDKRSQGVSRYTTTKNRRNTTGRLELKKFCRHCNKHTVHKEIK